One segment of Bombus pascuorum chromosome 6, iyBomPasc1.1, whole genome shotgun sequence DNA contains the following:
- the LOC132907813 gene encoding vacuolar ATPase assembly integral membrane protein VMA21 homolog has protein sequence MANIKELPELEVFKTVLFHCMVIIALPVFSFFASKIFIFDGLLGLNQVPSNVYSAGVAILVLHVALGAFIYRAYFDDQSKTQTKRD, from the exons ATGGCAAATATCAAG GAATTACCAGAATTAGAAGTCTTTAAAACAGTATTATTCCACTGTATGGTGATAATAGCCTTACCtgtgttttcattttttgctagcaagatttttatttttgatg gATTATTGGGGCTCAATCAGGTGCCAAGCAACGTGTATTCAGCTGGAGTTGCGATCCTTGTCTTACACGTAGCTTTGGGCGCTTTTATATATCGCGCATACTTCGATGATCAATCGAAGACACAGACGAAACGagattaa